A stretch of Pseudophryne corroboree isolate aPseCor3 chromosome 9, aPseCor3.hap2, whole genome shotgun sequence DNA encodes these proteins:
- the PRDX1 gene encoding peroxiredoxin-1 — protein MSAGNAKIGKLAPDFSANALMPDGQFKEIKLSEYRGKYVVFFFYPLDFTFVCPTEIISFSDRLEEFKALNCEVIGASVDSHFCHLAWTNLPRKDGGLGPMNIPLVADSLRSISKDYGVLKEDEGIAFRGLFIVDEKGILRQITINDLPVGRSVDETLRLVQAFQHTDKYGEVCPAGWKPGSDTIKPDVGKSKEYFSKQK, from the exons ATGTCGGCTGGAAACGCTAAGATTGGGAAGCTGGCTCCTGACTTCTCCGCAAATGCTTTGATGCCAGATGGACAGTTTAAAGAAATTAAACTCTCAGAATACAGAG GAAAGTACGTGGTCTTCTTTTTCTATCCCCTGGATTTCACGTTTGTATGTCCGACCGAGATCATCAGTTTCAGTGACCGGTTGGAGGAATTCAAGGCGCTTAATTGTGAAGTTATAGGGGCGTCGGTGGATTCTCATTTTTGTCATCTGGCTTG GACCAACCTTCCCCGGAAAGACGGAGGTCTGGGCCCCATGAATATCCCCCTAGTGGCGGATTCACTGCGCTCCATCTCTAAGGACTATGGAGTGCTGAAGGAGGACGAGGGAATCGCATTCAG GGGTCTATTCATTGTGGACGAGAAAGGAATCTTGAGACAGATCACAATTAACGACCTGCCCGTTGGCCGCTCTGTAGATGAGACTCTGCGACTGGTCCAAGCTTTCCAGCACACAGACAAGTATGGAGAAG TCTGCCCAGCAGGATGGAAGCCCGGCAGTGACACAATCAAGCCAGACGTCGGTAAAAGCAAAGAATACTTCTCCAAGCAAAAGTAA